CCGCCGAGTTGATGCAGTACCGCAGGCTGCCGTGTTCCTGTGGCCCATCGGGAAAGACATGCCCCAGGTGCGAGTCGGCGAGGGCCGAGCGGACCTCCGTGCCGGGGGAGCCGACCTTGTCGTCGGTGTTCTCGGTCAGGTTTGCGTCGGGGACCGGGCGGGTGAACGAGGGCCAGCCGCAGCCCGCGTCGTACTTGTCGAGGGAGCTGAACAGGGGCTCGCCGGACACCCCTTCCACGTGGATGCCGGGCTCGTCGTGGTCCCAGTATTCGCTGGTAAAGGCCCGCTCGGTGCCCTTCTGCTGGGTGACGCGGTACTGCATGGGGGTGAGCCGCTCGCGCAGTTCCTCGTCGCCGGGCTTGACGAAGGGGGGCCTCGGGGGGTCATGGGGCGAGTGGAGGGCCGGGGGCGGGCCGGGATGGGTGAGTTCCCCTCCCCGAATACCTGCTCGGCGCAATAGCCCACCCATCTCTTGCTCTGTTTTTTAAAGTAGTTTAGAATAACCCCATGACGCTCTTCACCCCCTCCTCTCCCGACAAGCTGCGGGTGGACATCTGGTCGGACATTGCCTGCCCGTGGTGCTATGTCGGCAAGCGGCGCTTCGAGGCGGCCCTGTCTGGCTTCCCTCACCGCGATCAGGTCGAGGTCGTGTGGCATTCGTTCGAGCTGGACCCCTCGGCGTCCGCGCGGCCGGGGCAGTCCATGCGGGCCATCCTGGCGGGCAAGTACGGCGGCGGCGAGGCCCGGGCGCAGGGGATGCTGGACTCCATGACCCAGACGGCGGCGGGCGAGGGGCTGGAGTATCACTTCGAGCGCCTCCAGCCCACGAACACCTTCCAGGCCCACCAGCTCATCCACCTCGCGGCGGAAAAAGGCGTGCAGGACGCCATGAAGGAGCGCCTGCTGCGGGCCTTTTTTGTCGAGGGCGAGTTCCTGGGCGACCGGGAGGTCCTGGTGCGGCTCGCCTCGGAGGTCGGCCTGGAGGCGGGCGAGGTGCGCGCGGCGCTGGAGAGCGGCCAGTACGCCCAGGCCGTGCGGCGGGACGAGGCGCAGGCCCACGCGCTCGGCATCAGCGGCGTGCCTTTCTTCGTGCTGGGCGGCAAGTACGGGGTGAGCGGCGCCCAGTCCCCGGAGGTGCTGCGGAGTGCGCTGGAGCAGGTGTGGGCCGAGACGCACCCGGCGCCCCTGACCCTGCTCACGTCGGATACCCCGGCGGAAGCCTGCGAGGACGGCCAGTGCGCGGTGCCGGGGCGGGCAGCGGCGGAGACGCGCGGCTAACTCCGGCTCCCCAGGAACCACCGCAGGAGCATTTGGGTCAGGACCAGCACGGTGGCAAAGCCC
The genomic region above belongs to Deinococcus aerius and contains:
- the msrB gene encoding peptide-methionine (R)-S-oxide reductase MsrB, with product MRRAGIRGGELTHPGPPPALHSPHDPPRPPFVKPGDEELRERLTPMQYRVTQQKGTERAFTSEYWDHDEPGIHVEGVSGEPLFSSLDKYDAGCGWPSFTRPVPDANLTENTDDKVGSPGTEVRSALADSHLGHVFPDGPQEHGSLRYCINSAALRFVRLEQMEAQGCGE
- a CDS encoding DsbA family oxidoreductase: MTLFTPSSPDKLRVDIWSDIACPWCYVGKRRFEAALSGFPHRDQVEVVWHSFELDPSASARPGQSMRAILAGKYGGGEARAQGMLDSMTQTAAGEGLEYHFERLQPTNTFQAHQLIHLAAEKGVQDAMKERLLRAFFVEGEFLGDREVLVRLASEVGLEAGEVRAALESGQYAQAVRRDEAQAHALGISGVPFFVLGGKYGVSGAQSPEVLRSALEQVWAETHPAPLTLLTSDTPAEACEDGQCAVPGRAAAETRG